A window from Calliopsis andreniformis isolate RMS-2024a chromosome 5, iyCalAndr_principal, whole genome shotgun sequence encodes these proteins:
- the LOC143178717 gene encoding growth hormone-regulated TBC protein 1-A isoform X2 — protein sequence MSEYLKVLAKRAKKWAEIIGEGKSLQRNITIKRYVRKGIPGEHRALVWLSVSGGEDMKNATPDLYQQLLDSPHNKQIADVIKTDLPRTFPDNIFFNNTENQQHQLYNILLAFAHENKTVGYCQGLNYIAGLLLLVTKSEETAFWLLKVLIEKILPDYYTPTMDGLLTDIDVLAELVKMKMPDIYQHVTTIGLPWAVITTKWFVCLFAEVLPIETTLRIWDCLFYEGSKIIFRVALTLIKRNKCNLLACEDFTTLAECFKEITKDSIVLKCHDFMQSIFKVPGSLPGSTVLKLRTKISRQRMEQRENKLER from the exons ATGTCTGAATATCTTAAAGTACTTGCCAAAAGAGCGAAAAAATGGGCTGAAATTATTGGTGAAGGGAAATCATTACAGAGGAATATTACAATAAAGAGATATGTTCGTAAAGGAATACCAGGGGAACATAGAGCATTG GTATGGTTGTCTGTCAGTGGAGGAGAAGACATGAAAAATGCAACTCCAGATctttatcaacaattattagacTCCCCACACAATAAACAAATTGCAGATGTTATTAAAACTGATTTACCAAGAACTTTTCCTGACAATATATTCTTCAATAATACAGAAAATCAACAGCAtcaattatacaatattttattgGCATTTGCTCATGAAAACAAAACAGTAGGATATTGTCAA GGTTTGAATTATATAGCAGGATTACTCTTACTTGTAACAAAAAGTGAAGAAACAGCATTTTGGTTGTTAAAAGTTTTAATAGAAAAAATTTTACCTGATTATTATACACCCACTATGGATGGTTTACTTACAGATATTGACGTGCTTGCAGAATTAGTCAA AATGAAAATGCCAGATATATATCAACACGTAACAACTATAGGTTTACCTTGGGCAGTCATTACAACAAAATGGTTTGTTTGTTTATTTGCAGAAGTTTTACCAATTGAG ACTACATTGCGAATATGGGATTGCCTTTTTTATGAAGGTAGTAAAATTATATTTCGTGTTGCACTAACTCTGATAAAAAGGAACAAGTGCAACTTACTTGCATGTGAAGATTTTACGACGCTAGCTGAATGCTTCAAGGAAATAACAAAGGATAGTATTGTTTTAAAATGTCATGACTTTATGCAG AGTATATTCAAAGTACCTGGATCATTGCCTGGTAGCACAGTTTTAAAATTACGAACAAAGATATCGCGACAACGCATGGAACAAAGAGAAAATAAACTAGAACGATAG
- the LOC143178721 gene encoding mitochondrial import inner membrane translocase subunit TIM14 — protein MTSILVATGVTLAAVGFTGRYILRKMPTLSQKMAEAVKNIPKLDSQTLANSKYYKGGFESKMTRREASLILSVSPTANKVKVKEQFKKVMAVNHPDRGGSPYIAAKINEAKDLLEK, from the exons ATG aCTAGCATACTTGTTGCCACGGGTGTAACACTCGCAGCAGTGGGTTTTACCGGTCGTTATATTCTTAGAAAAATGCCAACTCTATCTCAAAAAATGGCAGAAGCTGTTAAAAATATACCAAAATTAGATTCACAA ACATTGGCGAATAGTAAATATTACAAAGGTGGTTTTGAATCTAAAATGACGAGACGCGAAGCTAGTTTAATATTAAGCGTATCACCGACTGCAAATAAAGTAAAAGTGAAAGAACAGTTTAAAAAAGTCATGGCTGTTAATCATCCAGATAGAGGTGGCTCTCCTTATATAGCTGCAAAAATTAATGAAGCAAAAGATTTACTTGAAAAATGA
- the LOC143178717 gene encoding growth hormone-regulated TBC protein 1 isoform X1, producing MNSSVPFIYKPYRRWELLCRPNKIEKGLLDTLYTAELICQHRLVWGMASSCFSNVDEYGFERPRDFDYETYEDFMSEYLKVLAKRAKKWAEIIGEGKSLQRNITIKRYVRKGIPGEHRALVWLSVSGGEDMKNATPDLYQQLLDSPHNKQIADVIKTDLPRTFPDNIFFNNTENQQHQLYNILLAFAHENKTVGYCQGLNYIAGLLLLVTKSEETAFWLLKVLIEKILPDYYTPTMDGLLTDIDVLAELVKMKMPDIYQHVTTIGLPWAVITTKWFVCLFAEVLPIETTLRIWDCLFYEGSKIIFRVALTLIKRNKCNLLACEDFTTLAECFKEITKDSIVLKCHDFMQSIFKVPGSLPGSTVLKLRTKISRQRMEQRENKLER from the exons ATGAACTCTTCGGTGCCATTCATTTATAAACCTTACAGACGATGGGAACTTCTGTGTAGACCTAATAAAATCGAAAAAGGTTTATTAGATACCCTATATACAGCAGAATTGATATGTCAGCATCGTCTTGTGTGGGGTATGGCAAGTTCATGTTTTAG CAATGTGGACGAGTATGGTTTTGAAAGACCCCGTGATTTTGATTATGAAACATACGAAGATTTTATGTCTGAATATCTTAAAGTACTTGCCAAAAGAGCGAAAAAATGGGCTGAAATTATTGGTGAAGGGAAATCATTACAGAGGAATATTACAATAAAGAGATATGTTCGTAAAGGAATACCAGGGGAACATAGAGCATTG GTATGGTTGTCTGTCAGTGGAGGAGAAGACATGAAAAATGCAACTCCAGATctttatcaacaattattagacTCCCCACACAATAAACAAATTGCAGATGTTATTAAAACTGATTTACCAAGAACTTTTCCTGACAATATATTCTTCAATAATACAGAAAATCAACAGCAtcaattatacaatattttattgGCATTTGCTCATGAAAACAAAACAGTAGGATATTGTCAA GGTTTGAATTATATAGCAGGATTACTCTTACTTGTAACAAAAAGTGAAGAAACAGCATTTTGGTTGTTAAAAGTTTTAATAGAAAAAATTTTACCTGATTATTATACACCCACTATGGATGGTTTACTTACAGATATTGACGTGCTTGCAGAATTAGTCAA AATGAAAATGCCAGATATATATCAACACGTAACAACTATAGGTTTACCTTGGGCAGTCATTACAACAAAATGGTTTGTTTGTTTATTTGCAGAAGTTTTACCAATTGAG ACTACATTGCGAATATGGGATTGCCTTTTTTATGAAGGTAGTAAAATTATATTTCGTGTTGCACTAACTCTGATAAAAAGGAACAAGTGCAACTTACTTGCATGTGAAGATTTTACGACGCTAGCTGAATGCTTCAAGGAAATAACAAAGGATAGTATTGTTTTAAAATGTCATGACTTTATGCAG AGTATATTCAAAGTACCTGGATCATTGCCTGGTAGCACAGTTTTAAAATTACGAACAAAGATATCGCGACAACGCATGGAACAAAGAGAAAATAAACTAGAACGATAG
- the Eif2a gene encoding eukaryotic translation initiation factor 2A, which produces MLDVTVPHGNGGKMALTVPCVAVRGSIGISLGQGPPSYEPVKSFPKDDSKTCKAMTFSPEGSYFAWINGMTVKILHCDTWKIITEIKRPKISAIQFSPQGTYFMTWEPFIATQSNPQGTPNLYIWKSESGELMKSLVQKKQSDWEPQWSSDEKICGILTGADVILYEDVNFEKIVHRINVAKVAKFSISPTNSPYYILCYMPGKAGQPSFGRLFQYPKFESTQALANKSFFQADRVNVYWNNIGTNALLMTSTEVDKTGASYYGKQTLHYLSTKGETAMVMLSKEGPIHAVQWSPKNTEFCVVYGFMPAKATLFNLKCEAVFEFGALHRNSIYYNPQGNILILTGFGNLRGGIELWDMGKRKLIAKTEAPDTTHLQWSPDGEHFMTATTAPRLRMGNGFKIWHYTGTLLYERPWNEQEELWEVLWQTFPASTFPEKPISYKAVEGIAPSQPQASKQVYRPPSARGGNITFKLHDDEEFGIKKTDANQSKNAKKTKKKTNKAKKESDGSTPSQSTNGQVTTSSKSQTLTANVPEYDELERNKKIKGIKKKLEQISKLKEQLEAGKQLEINQVDKIKKEGDLLKELEELTL; this is translated from the exons ATGCTCGATGTTACGGTACCACATGGTAACGGAGGTAAAATGGCGTTAACTGTTCCTTGTGTCGCTG TGAGAGGTTCCATTGGGATCAGCCTAGGACAAGGCCCGCCGTCATATGAACCAGTTAAATCATTTCCTAAGGATGACAGCAAAACGTGTAAAGCAATGACTTTTAGTCCAGAGGGATCCTATTTTGCATGGATCAATGGGATGACTGTCAAGATTTTGCACTGTGATACGTGGAAAATTATTACAGAAATCAAAAGGCCCAAAATTTCTGCAATTCAGTTTTCTCCTCAGGGAACATATTTTATGACATGGGAACCTTTCATcg cAACACAATCGAATCCTCAAGGAACACCAAATCTTTACATATGGAAGTCAGAAAGTGGAGAACTGATGAAGAGTTTAGTACAGAAAAAACAATCAGATTG GGAGCCTCAGTGGTCAAGTGACGAGAAAATCTGTGGGATATTAACTGGAGCAGATGTCATTCTATATGAGGatgtcaattttgaaaaaattgtgcACAGAATAAATGTAGCCAAAGTTGCTAAGTTTAGTATATCACCCACTAATTCTCCGTATTATATTCTTTGTTACATGCCTG GAAAAGCTGGTCAACCTTCATTTGGCAGACTATTCCAATATCCAAAATTCGAATCCACGCAAGCTTTAGCAAATAAAAGCTTCTTTCAG GCAGACAGAGTGAACGTTTATTGGAATAACATCGGAACGAATGCTTTGTTAATGACGAGTACAGAAGTTGATAAAACAGGTGCTTCGTACTATGGAAAACAAACATTGCATTATCTTAGTACAAAAGGGGAAACTGCAATGGTTATGCTTA GTAAGGAAGGTCCTATACATGCAGTACAATGGTCTCCAAAAAATACTGAATTCTGTGTCGTATATGGTTTCATGCCAGCCAAAGCCACGTTATTTAATCTTAAATGCGAAGCAGTATTTGAGTTTGGTGCGCTGCATCGAAACAGCATTTACTATAATCCCCAAGGAAATA TTCTAATTTTGACTGGGTTCGGTAACCTCCGTGGTGGTATTGAACTTTGGGACATGGGTAAGAGAAAGTTAATTGCTAAAACTGAAGCACCTGATACTACGCATCTTCAATGGTCTCCGGATGGAGAACATTTCATGACTGCGACTACTGCACCTAGACTTCGAATGGGCAATGG ATTCAAGATTTGGCACTACACTGGAACTTTACTATACGAGCGACCATGGAATGAACAAGAGGAACTTTGGGAAGTACTTTGGCAAACCTTTCCAGCGAGTACTTTCCCAGAAAAGCCGATTAGTTATAAAGCTGTTGAGGGTATTGCTCCTAGTCAACCGCaag CATCGAAACAAGTATATCGACCACCTTCTGCCAGAGGAGGAAATATAACTTTTAAATTACACGACGATGAAGAGTTCGGAATCAAGAAAACTGACG CGAATCAATCTAAAAATGCAAAGAAGACGAAGAAAAAGACAAACAAAGCTAAGAAGGAATCGGATGGCTCTACTCCCTCGCAAAGTACAAATGGACAAGTTACTACAAGCTCAAAAAGTCAAACTCTGACTGCAAATGTTCCTGAATATGATGAGTTGGaaagaaataagaaaattaAAGGAATTAAAAAA AAACTAGAACAAATTTCAAAACTGAAAGAACAGTTAGAAGCGGGAAAACAATTAGAAATCAACCAAGTAGATAAAATCAAGAAGGAAGGTGACTTACTGAAGGAACTCGAAGAGCTTACCTTATGA
- the LOC143178717 gene encoding growth hormone-regulated TBC protein 1-A isoform X3 produces the protein MNSSVPFIYKPYRRWELLCRPNKIEKGLLDTLYTAELICQHRLVWGMASSCFSNVDEYGFERPRDFDYETYEDFMSEYLKVLAKRAKKWAEIIGEGKSLQRNITIKRYVRKGIPGEHRALVWLSVSGGEDMKNATPDLYQQLLDSPHNKQIADVIKTDLPRTFPDNIFFNNTENQQHQLYNILLAFAHENKTVGYCQGLNYIAGLLLLVTKSEETAFWLLKVLIEKILPDYYTPTMDGLLTDIDVLAELVKMKMPDIYQHVTTIGLPWAVITTKWFVCLFAEVLPIERY, from the exons ATGAACTCTTCGGTGCCATTCATTTATAAACCTTACAGACGATGGGAACTTCTGTGTAGACCTAATAAAATCGAAAAAGGTTTATTAGATACCCTATATACAGCAGAATTGATATGTCAGCATCGTCTTGTGTGGGGTATGGCAAGTTCATGTTTTAG CAATGTGGACGAGTATGGTTTTGAAAGACCCCGTGATTTTGATTATGAAACATACGAAGATTTTATGTCTGAATATCTTAAAGTACTTGCCAAAAGAGCGAAAAAATGGGCTGAAATTATTGGTGAAGGGAAATCATTACAGAGGAATATTACAATAAAGAGATATGTTCGTAAAGGAATACCAGGGGAACATAGAGCATTG GTATGGTTGTCTGTCAGTGGAGGAGAAGACATGAAAAATGCAACTCCAGATctttatcaacaattattagacTCCCCACACAATAAACAAATTGCAGATGTTATTAAAACTGATTTACCAAGAACTTTTCCTGACAATATATTCTTCAATAATACAGAAAATCAACAGCAtcaattatacaatattttattgGCATTTGCTCATGAAAACAAAACAGTAGGATATTGTCAA GGTTTGAATTATATAGCAGGATTACTCTTACTTGTAACAAAAAGTGAAGAAACAGCATTTTGGTTGTTAAAAGTTTTAATAGAAAAAATTTTACCTGATTATTATACACCCACTATGGATGGTTTACTTACAGATATTGACGTGCTTGCAGAATTAGTCAA AATGAAAATGCCAGATATATATCAACACGTAACAACTATAGGTTTACCTTGGGCAGTCATTACAACAAAATGGTTTGTTTGTTTATTTGCAGAAGTTTTACCAATTGAG AGgtactga